In Drosophila ananassae strain 14024-0371.13 chromosome 4 unlocalized genomic scaffold, ASM1763931v2 tig00000071, whole genome shotgun sequence, a genomic segment contains:
- the LOC123257851 gene encoding uncharacterized protein LOC123257851, translating into MEQLKALTKGRARLKANITRSLAWAEDAQQSNATRAEVSSRLKHLDTTWKEFTRFGDEIAMLDEVDGYVDPENDNIFYEEKYLRAHALLSAMFMKLPTTTRSDTTTLRKVSDGANEIVRGLDAIEETGRDCWIIYLTLEKLDADTRRRWIERSVETDSPTLEEFFKFLDARCEELELSKRETIGGKTTASIGDKTRKVTHSLVVLEGKKCSKCHSTEHRLYGCQQFLDMSAGQRVSFAKENALCYNCLKPGHGVRKCKSTFKCRQCKGQHHSLLHLQRTQQAIGTISQIGEDQEDPSAHISTVTTSHIAQAEGSAAIVCAQGSANSQQSTGWNRSTLPTAMVNVRNAKGDLVACRLLLDTGSELSYISERCIQTLGLARTPSRILVTGISSTKADTTRGCSTISIQSRISQDQLVVQAHVLGKITSSLERQTIDASVLRVFNDLQLADSQFSTNAPIDILLGSEHVWSVITGRKIYDDKGKLIAISSIFGWVITSLLSSRACSATELTTTIDIDAYLRRFWELESIQRKAEVQPEDEEVEKHFLTTHTRDKQGKYIVELPFKVSETLFADTLQGALQRFKSVERRLAQNHQLRNDYVKFMREYQELGHMREISPSEIPKGRNFYLPHHPVLGRKLRVVFDGSYQDAKGMALNDTLSIGPSIQRDLFAVCLRFRMYKYVFSADIVKMFRQIWVSEKHRDYQRIVWREDPSDPINHFQLCTVMYGTSCAPFLAVRVLEQLASDHKHEFPNAAKIVLEDFYVDDVLTGANSEDELLRNMDELVQLMSCANLELGKWVSNTTRIKSEDNTDSSQSSVKVLGLHWHPGEDTLSYNVNLSKYPSRMVNDDGTISVAVLAAKTRVAPLKQQCLPRLELCGALLLSQLMNNDVTIYAWSDSTIVLSWLSYLPAQLKTFVGNRTSEILETIPKHAWRHVDSKSNPADCASRGLGVSELIDFQFWWKGPSWLRDKEQFLVKLNNTHNSTSLSDKRIQDEVKTTCLAAQTTVTTDNPWDKLLNRNSSWLKLIHTLAYVLRFIHRMKHPSSKQHFDRQRCARQGVQHTTSIMASSEGDRLFPRKGQYGSSSQNHPAQNPANNENCETTQFRNRVSGWPGMFRNGLSIH; encoded by the exons AtggagcaattaaaagcattgaCAAAAGGGCGCGCCAGACTCAAGGCCAATATCACACGGAGCTTGGCTTGGGCTGAGGACGCGCAGCAATCGAACGCCACACGGGCAGAGGTGTCTTCGCGGCTGAAGCATCTCGACACAACATGGAAAGAATTCACAAGATTTGGTGATGAAATAGCTATGCTAGACGAAGTAGATGGGTATGTGGACCCAGAGAATGACAACATATTCTACGAGGAAAAATATCTAAGGGCACATGCATTACTTTCGGCGATG TTTATGaagctgccaacaacaaccaggTCGGATACAACAACATTACGGAAGGTGTCAGACGGCGCCAATGAAATAGTGCGTGGTTTGGATGCCATTGAGGAAACAGGACGAGATTGTTGGATCATCTACTTGACGCTGGAGAAGCTGGATGCAGATACTCGACGCAGGTGGATCGAGCGCAGTGTGGAGACAGACTCACCCACACTGGAggaattcttcaaatttttggatgcacGTTGCGAGGAACTAGAGCTCAGCAAGCGTGAAACAATCGGAGGCAAGACTACAGCCTCAATCGGTGACAAGACAAGGAAGGTCACACATTCGTTGGTTGTACTTGAAGGAAAAAAGTGCAGCAAATGTCATTCTACAGAGCATCGTCTGTATGGATGCCAACAATTCTTGGATATGTCAGCAGGACAGAGGGtttcgtttgccaaggaaAACGCTCTATGTTACAATTGTCTAAAACCTGGTCATGGGGTCAGAAAATGCAAATCCACGTTCAAGTGCAGACAATGTAAAGGTCAGCATCACTCACTGTTGCACCTGCAACGCACGCAACAGGCTATTGGAACAATCTCTCAAATTggtgaggatcaggaggatccTAGCGCACACATCTCAACGGTGACTACGAGTCACATCGCACAAGCAGAAGGCTCTGCAGCAATTGTATGTGCACAAGGCAGTGCAAattcacaacaatcaactggatGGAACAGGAGCACCTTGCCGACGGCCATGGTCAACGTTCGCAACGCAAAGGGAGATTTGGTAGCATGCCGACTCCTATTGGACACGGGTTCAGAACTGTCGTACATATCTGAACGCTGTATACAAACACTTGGTTTGGCTCGTACGCCATCACGCATACTGGTTACGGGAATTTCATCAACCAAAGCAGACACTACAAGAGGATGCAGCACTATAAGCATCCAATCCCGTATTTCGCAAGATCAGCTGGTAGTCCAGGCTCACGTGCTTGGAAAGATTACATCATCATTGGAAAGGCAGACCATCGACGCGTCTGTACTTCGAGTTTTCAACGATCTGCAATTGGCAGATTCGCAATTTAGCACGAATGCCCCAATTGACATTCTTTTGGGCAGCGAACACGTTTGGAGTGTTATAACTGGAAGAAAAATCTACGACGACAAAGGAAAGCTCATTGCTATATCATCAATTTTCGGATGGGTAATTACATCACTGCTTTCATCACGCGCATGCAGCGCTACGGAACTCACAACGACAATAGACATCGATGCTTATCTCAGAAGGTTCTGGGAACTGGAAAGCATACAACGCAAAGCAGAAGTTCAACCTGAAgacgaggaggtggagaaacaCTTTCTTACAACACACACTCGAGACAAACAAGGCAAGTACATCGTGGAACTTCCGTTTAAAGTATCCGAAACACTATTCGCAGATACACTTCAAGGAGCGCTGCAGAGGTTCAAATCAGTTGAACGACGTTTGGCACAAAATCATCAATTACGTAACGACTACGTGAAGTTCATGAGGGAATACCAGGAGCTAGGACATATGCGAGAAATCTCACCGAGCGAAATTCCCAAGGGTAGGAATTTCTACCTGCCACATCATCCCGTATTGGGTCGGAAACTTCGAGTGGTTTTCGACGGCTCATATCAAGACGCCAAAGGCATGGCGTTAAACGACACACTATCGATCGGACCGAGTATTCAGCGAGACCTATTTGCTGTGTGCTTGCGATTCCGTATGTACAAATACGTCTTTTCAGCGGACATAGTCAAGATGTTCCGTCAAATATGGGTGAGCGAAAAACATAGAGACTATCAAAGAATCGTATGGAGAGAGGATCCCTCAGATCCTATCAACCACTTCCAACTATGCACGGTGATGTATGGAACATCATGCGCACCATTTCTAGCAGTCAGAGTGCTAGAGCAACTAGCTTCTGACCATAAGCACGAGTTTCCGAACGCAGCAAAAATCGTGTTGGAGGACTTCTATGTCGACGACGTTCTCACTGGAGCAAATAGTGAGGATGAGCTGCTACGCAACATGGACGAACTGGTCCAACTGATGTCCTGTGCTAACCTAGAGCTCGGGAAATGGGTATCGAATACCACACGCATCAAATCGGAGGATAACACGGATTCCTCACAATCATCAGTCAAAGTGCTAGGGCTGCATTGGCACCCTGGAGAGGACACATTGTCGTACAATGTAAACCTATCGAAATATCCTAGCCGAATGGTTAACGACGATGGAACCATTTCGGTCGCCGTACTTGCAGCAAAAACACGAGTGGCACCTTTGAAGCAGCAGTGTTTGCCGCGCCTGGAACTATGTGGCGCACTTCTATTGAGTCAACTAATGAACAACGACGTAACGATCTACGCATGGAGTGATTCGACGATAGTCCTGTCATGGTTATCGTATTTACCAGCCCAACTCAAGACTTTTGTTGGGAACCGCACTTCAGAAATCCTCGAAACCATCCCGAAGCATGCATGGCGGCATGTAGACTCAAAATCGAACCCAGCGGATTGCGCATCACGTGGCTTGGGAGTATCCGAGCTCATTGACTTCCAATTTTGGTGGAAGGGTCCTTCATGGCTGAGGGACAAGGAACAATTCTTGGTGAAATTGAACAATACTCACAACAGTACTTCTCTTTCAGACAAACGCATACAAGACGAAGTCAAAACTACCTGCCTAGCTGCGCAGACGACTGTCACGACGGACAACCCATGGGATAAGCTTCTCAATCGCAACTCATCTTGGCTGAAGCTTATACATACACTTGCTTACGTTTTGCGCTTCATTCATCGCATGAAGCACCCATCTTCGAAACAACATTTCGATCGGCAGCGTTGCGCTCGTCAAGGAGTCCAACACACCACCAGCATTATGGCATCTAGCGAAGGTGATCGGCTCTTTCCAaggaaaggacaatatggttcAAGCAGTCAGAATCATCCGGCTCAAAACCCGGCCAATAACGAAAATTGCGAAACTACTCAGTTCAGAAACCGTGTTTCAGGGTGGCCCGGGATGTTTAGGAATGGACTATCGATACATTGA